A single Carnobacterium alterfunditum DSM 5972 DNA region contains:
- a CDS encoding 3'-5' exoribonuclease YhaM family protein produces the protein MEKKLFEYTNDETFEIYLLIKSADIRVAKNGKKFIAFTFQDKSGQMDGKYWDAPEGDIAAFTAGKVVKVSGKRELYQGNPQIKLFKISVIKSGDSDNPDLYVERAPLKKEDMMEEINDTLFEITNANMNRIVRYLLNQYQKSFFQHPAAKRFHHAFTGGLAFHTVSMLRIAKTLADQYEEINKPLLYSGVILHDLGKIVELSGAIATEYTLEGNLLGHIVIVDEEITKACMALKIDEKNEDVLLLKHMVLAHHGQLEYGSPVRPKLREAEILFMIDNLDATITMLNSTLSRTEPGLFTERIFGLDNRSFYKPNESEKANEN, from the coding sequence ATGGAAAAAAAATTATTTGAGTATACGAACGATGAGACATTTGAAATCTATCTATTAATTAAATCGGCAGATATTAGAGTTGCAAAAAATGGCAAAAAATTTATTGCTTTTACATTTCAAGATAAAAGTGGTCAAATGGATGGTAAATACTGGGATGCACCAGAGGGAGATATTGCTGCCTTTACTGCTGGAAAAGTTGTGAAGGTTTCAGGAAAACGAGAATTATACCAAGGAAACCCTCAAATCAAATTGTTTAAAATTTCAGTAATAAAATCAGGCGATTCAGATAATCCTGATTTGTATGTTGAAAGGGCTCCATTAAAAAAAGAAGATATGATGGAAGAAATAAATGATACCTTATTTGAAATAACGAATGCTAACATGAATCGTATTGTACGTTATTTATTAAATCAATATCAAAAATCTTTCTTTCAGCATCCAGCAGCAAAAAGGTTCCATCATGCTTTTACTGGAGGGTTAGCTTTTCATACTGTATCAATGTTAAGGATTGCGAAAACGTTAGCCGATCAATACGAAGAAATCAATAAACCGTTACTTTATTCGGGAGTTATCTTGCATGACTTAGGTAAAATTGTTGAACTTTCTGGAGCAATCGCTACTGAATATACTCTAGAAGGAAACCTTTTAGGGCATATTGTTATAGTAGATGAAGAAATCACAAAAGCATGTATGGCACTTAAGATTGATGAAAAAAATGAAGACGTACTCCTTTTAAAACATATGGTTTTAGCTCATCATGGACAACTTGAATATGGTTCACCAGTTAGACCAAAGTTAAGAGAAGCTGAAATTTTATTTATGATCGATAATTTGGATGCGACTATCACTATGTTGAATTCTACGTTGAGCAGAACAGAGCCAGGTTTGTTTACAGAGAGAATTTTTGGTTTAGATAATCGTTCTTTTTATAAGCCTAATGAATCTGAAAAGGCAAATGAAAATTAA